The Algoriphagus sp. TR-M9 genome has a window encoding:
- a CDS encoding NAD(P)-dependent alcohol dehydrogenase encodes MKAIIYQEYGSTENLKLQEINQPEPKADEVLIKVLAASVNQADRHLLSGTPFPVRFTAGLFRPKFQTLGADVSGVIKRIGKNISQFKVGDEVYGDLSGIGFGGFAEYAVAKEEILAIKPKNLSFGETAAMPMASVTALQGLRDLGEIQKGDEVLINGASGGVGGFAVQIAKAYGARVTAVCSGRNEELAKIQGADEVIDYSLRDFTKEDRKFDLILDGPVNHSLSEIERVLKENGRYVAFGFSMEALLLGSWKSFRTGKKFKTLLAKVKQADLKLMANLADEGKIKPYIQQSFTLDEVPQALDLLINGKVSGKLAITI; translated from the coding sequence ATGAAAGCAATAATCTATCAAGAATATGGTTCCACAGAAAACCTCAAACTTCAAGAGATAAATCAGCCTGAACCCAAAGCAGATGAGGTTTTAATCAAGGTTCTGGCGGCATCGGTCAATCAAGCTGATAGACATCTTTTGAGTGGAACTCCCTTTCCGGTTCGTTTTACCGCTGGATTGTTTCGACCGAAGTTTCAAACGCTTGGGGCAGATGTTTCGGGAGTGATTAAGCGCATTGGGAAAAACATCAGCCAGTTTAAGGTAGGTGATGAAGTTTATGGGGATCTTTCAGGGATTGGCTTTGGAGGCTTTGCTGAATATGCTGTAGCCAAAGAAGAGATCCTGGCAATAAAGCCCAAAAATCTATCATTTGGGGAAACAGCAGCCATGCCCATGGCCTCGGTAACGGCTTTGCAGGGATTAAGGGATTTGGGAGAAATTCAAAAAGGAGATGAGGTACTTATCAACGGAGCTTCAGGAGGTGTAGGTGGTTTTGCCGTCCAAATCGCCAAGGCCTACGGTGCCCGGGTAACAGCAGTCTGTAGCGGAAGAAATGAGGAGCTGGCTAAAATACAGGGGGCTGATGAAGTCATAGATTATTCCCTTCGCGATTTCACCAAAGAAGATCGAAAATTCGACTTGATTCTAGATGGACCAGTCAATCATTCACTCAGTGAAATAGAAAGAGTTTTGAAAGAAAATGGAAGGTATGTTGCCTTTGGCTTTTCCATGGAGGCGCTTCTTCTGGGATCTTGGAAATCTTTCCGAACTGGGAAGAAATTCAAAACCCTTCTTGCAAAAGTGAAACAAGCCGACCTTAAGCTAATGGCAAACCTTGCTGATGAAGGAAAGATCAAACCTTATATCCAACAAAGCTTTACGCTCGATGAAGTTCCTCAGGCTTTGGATTTGTTGATAAATGGAAAGGTTTCAGGAAAATTGGCAATTACCATCTAA
- a CDS encoding tetratricopeptide repeat protein produces MNQRSIAVLPFDNLSSDPENEYFSDGMAEEIINALSKIQSLKVIARTSSFAFKGQKIDVRIIGNKLGVASVIEGSIRKAGSRVRIAVQLIRTDNGFHIWSETFDRTLEDIFDLQDEISLLVADRIRENFGHMDIEDSLVSSKTSNPEAYDLFLKASHHFKRKDLADVKEALLLFTKATELDPEFTEAYSYIGETYLHHAGFNLISAKEGFQKSREYAQKALNINQKDRRAHKVMAYVHLFHDWNWEAAIQSYNQAVAAGLNNEIDFITNYYIFIQKDYDLAIAIAKENQSRDPLHIISYWWLGLCYYLSGRFKEALSAFEESLRIDPDFSEALRWKGLVLGYLGRFEEAFQTLDKAIELTKGEGLVKLDLMTVKVLSGEIEGVLEELENSHYIDPCDPAALYSLMNRPEEAVYFLQKGLEEKSSMMVSLKYWWVWDNIRDDNRFKEIYNQMNFQDHKPHRHHPTNQQLVITQSSQMSEEECEHFLQVLQEKMASEEAVTDTNLTLRSLAGQIELHPNKLSWLINMKLGQNFNDYVNSHRLSIFQRKVIDKANAHITLLGMAYESGFTSKSVFNDFFKKSTGFTPKAWVKAHRN; encoded by the coding sequence ATGAATCAACGCTCCATCGCAGTACTCCCTTTTGATAATCTCAGTTCAGATCCGGAAAATGAATATTTTTCTGACGGAATGGCTGAGGAAATCATCAATGCACTAAGCAAAATCCAAAGCCTAAAAGTAATAGCCAGAACTTCTTCCTTTGCCTTTAAAGGTCAAAAAATCGACGTACGTATTATTGGCAATAAACTGGGCGTCGCTTCTGTCATCGAGGGTAGTATTCGAAAAGCGGGAAGCCGGGTTCGGATCGCAGTACAACTTATTCGCACAGACAATGGATTTCATATCTGGTCCGAAACCTTTGACCGGACTTTGGAGGATATTTTTGACCTACAGGATGAAATCAGCCTTTTGGTCGCAGATCGAATTCGAGAGAATTTTGGGCATATGGATATTGAGGACAGCCTTGTATCTTCCAAAACAAGTAACCCGGAGGCATACGACCTTTTCCTTAAGGCAAGTCATCACTTTAAGCGAAAAGACTTGGCCGATGTCAAAGAAGCTCTCCTGTTGTTTACCAAAGCCACCGAACTAGACCCCGAATTTACCGAGGCTTATTCTTACATCGGAGAAACCTACCTTCACCATGCTGGTTTCAATTTAATTTCTGCCAAAGAGGGTTTTCAGAAATCCAGAGAATATGCTCAAAAAGCACTGAATATTAATCAAAAAGATAGGCGTGCCCATAAGGTCATGGCATATGTCCACCTCTTTCATGACTGGAATTGGGAAGCAGCCATCCAATCCTATAATCAAGCAGTGGCAGCAGGACTGAATAACGAAATTGATTTTATTACCAACTACTATATTTTCATCCAAAAGGATTACGACTTGGCCATTGCTATCGCCAAAGAAAATCAATCTAGGGATCCACTTCACATCATAAGCTACTGGTGGTTAGGACTCTGTTATTACCTCTCGGGCAGATTTAAAGAAGCTCTTTCTGCATTTGAAGAAAGCTTACGGATCGACCCTGATTTCAGTGAAGCTCTTCGCTGGAAAGGTTTGGTTTTAGGGTACCTGGGAAGATTTGAAGAGGCCTTTCAGACCCTCGACAAAGCGATCGAATTGACCAAGGGGGAAGGCTTGGTCAAACTGGATCTGATGACAGTAAAAGTACTCAGCGGAGAGATCGAAGGAGTGCTCGAGGAGCTCGAAAACAGTCACTACATTGACCCTTGTGACCCCGCGGCTTTATACAGTTTGATGAATCGACCAGAGGAGGCGGTTTACTTTCTTCAGAAAGGCTTGGAAGAAAAATCAAGTATGATGGTAAGCCTAAAATACTGGTGGGTCTGGGACAATATCAGAGATGATAATCGATTTAAGGAAATCTACAACCAGATGAATTTCCAAGATCATAAACCTCATCGACATCACCCTACCAACCAACAACTGGTCATTACCCAATCCAGTCAAATGAGTGAGGAAGAATGCGAGCATTTTTTACAAGTCTTACAGGAGAAAATGGCATCGGAGGAGGCAGTGACTGACACCAATCTTACCTTACGCTCTTTGGCCGGGCAGATTGAGCTGCACCCCAACAAGCTTTCTTGGCTAATCAACATGAAACTGGGTCAAAATTTTAATGACTATGTCAATTCCCATCGCCTTTCTATCTTCCAGCGAAAAGTCATTGACAAAGCCAATGCACATATTACCTTGTTGGGAATGGCATATGAAAGTGGATTTACATCCAAATCAGTGTTCAATGACTTTTTCAAAAAATCAACTGGATTTACTCCAAAAGCCTGGGTAAAAGCTCATAGAAATTAA
- a CDS encoding DUF4386 domain-containing protein, with product MGNQIQNTPSVRLIGILYVFVIILAGFSQGYVREGIFVAGDALNTSENILENEGLFRLGLLTDLLAFLLDAIISVMLYLLLKPYGKTLALISSSLRLLAHPAIGTLNLLNHYLALHVLKSEPLSLSFNQDQIASLSHLYMDAHSYGYLIAGAFFGIHCLLLGVQLFQSGVFPKFLGILMFFAGLGYLIETFGDFAFPGNEALFAWIVGIAAALGEVTLAFYFLIKGSKIKSVSA from the coding sequence ATGGGAAATCAAATTCAAAATACCCCATCGGTCAGACTTATTGGAATACTTTATGTCTTTGTTATCATTTTGGCAGGTTTTAGTCAGGGATATGTGAGGGAGGGAATTTTTGTAGCAGGAGATGCTCTCAATACTTCCGAGAATATCCTTGAAAATGAGGGGCTATTCCGCCTCGGACTCTTGACGGATCTTTTAGCTTTTTTATTAGATGCCATCATTTCTGTAATGCTTTATTTACTTTTAAAACCCTACGGAAAAACGCTGGCCCTTATTTCTTCTTCCCTACGGCTTTTGGCACATCCCGCGATTGGAACGCTCAATCTACTCAACCACTACCTTGCACTTCATGTGTTGAAAAGTGAACCTTTGTCTTTGTCTTTTAATCAGGATCAAATAGCCTCTTTAAGCCATCTCTACATGGATGCACATAGCTATGGGTACCTGATCGCAGGAGCTTTTTTTGGGATTCATTGTCTTTTACTGGGAGTTCAGCTCTTCCAAAGTGGTGTTTTTCCTAAATTTCTTGGCATCCTCATGTTTTTTGCCGGTTTGGGCTATTTAATTGAAACATTTGGTGACTTTGCTTTTCCCGGAAACGAGGCGCTATTCGCTTGGATCGTTGGCATAGCTGCTGCTTTAGGCGAAGTCACCCTGGCATTTTACTTCCTGATCAAAGGCTCAAAAATCAAATCCGTTTCAGCATGA
- a CDS encoding AraC family transcriptional regulator: MDFVNASIYLKAKSLAIKEGMPTLQFLKKHSTVNPTYLPIDFLYDIYEWARDNLSPGFSVRQGEQLNSEDYGTLGLSWKTSWQAKDILERLQRYMVLVTDQGTIQLLKKNTHSQLFLHRPPRRKGIEMANEVSFVMLTGVLQEVTGQKIQPNQVTFQHSESSSQKALEDFFQCSVEFGASQNMLRFRTELLEIRTIKADKSIHRFLLDRLEEEKKGIFSQADHLLMDIQQLITEVLPSGIPSIIQIADQLNMSARTLKRRLAEKELTFRNQVQLIQQETAQDLLLNSPLSIAEIAFQTGFSEQSAFNRAFKRWTQLSPLEYRKTQ; this comes from the coding sequence ATGGATTTTGTAAACGCAAGCATCTACCTAAAAGCCAAATCTTTAGCCATTAAAGAAGGGATGCCTACGCTTCAATTCCTTAAGAAACACTCAACCGTTAACCCTACCTATTTACCAATTGATTTCCTTTATGACATTTATGAATGGGCCAGAGACAACCTTTCACCGGGATTCAGTGTGCGTCAGGGAGAGCAACTGAATTCAGAAGACTATGGTACCTTGGGGCTATCCTGGAAAACCAGCTGGCAGGCAAAGGATATCCTGGAAAGATTGCAGCGATACATGGTATTGGTCACTGATCAGGGAACTATACAGTTACTGAAAAAAAATACTCACTCTCAGCTCTTTCTCCACCGACCTCCCCGTCGAAAAGGAATCGAAATGGCAAATGAAGTTTCCTTTGTCATGCTGACGGGAGTTTTGCAGGAAGTGACAGGGCAAAAAATCCAGCCAAATCAAGTGACTTTTCAGCATTCAGAATCCTCCTCTCAAAAAGCGCTTGAAGATTTTTTTCAATGTTCGGTGGAATTCGGAGCTTCTCAAAATATGCTTCGATTTCGAACAGAATTACTAGAAATTCGGACAATAAAAGCCGATAAAAGTATTCATCGATTTCTTTTAGATCGTTTGGAAGAGGAGAAAAAAGGAATTTTCTCGCAAGCAGATCACCTACTAATGGACATTCAGCAACTGATCACAGAGGTTCTACCCAGTGGTATCCCTAGTATCATTCAAATTGCAGATCAACTCAATATGAGTGCCCGAACGCTCAAGCGTAGACTTGCTGAGAAAGAATTGACCTTTCGGAATCAGGTTCAACTGATTCAGCAAGAAACTGCACAGGATTTATTACTGAATTCCCCCCTTAGCATAGCAGAAATCGCCTTTCAGACAGGTTTTTCCGAGCAAAGTGCTTTTAACAGGGCTTTCAAAAGGTGGACCCAACTTTCCCCTTTGGAATATCGCAAAACTCAGTGA